TCGATTTTTGTCGGCACGCCTTTTTGTTCCAATAATTCAATAACCCATTCACGGCTGGGCAGCGGATGAGCGTAACGTTGTTTCTCCCGCTCCAAGTGCGGGTCTTTTTCTCGTAAATTTAAAGATTTAGTATTTTTGTTCATTTTGATAGTTGACATTCTTTTTTTAAAATATATAATAGCTGCTTCTTCGCAGTTCAGGTAGTCAACTCTACCTTAAATTGAAGAATAAAGCAAAGCCCAGGTGGCGGAATTGGTAGACGCGCTAGCTTCAGGTGCTAGTGTCCTCACGGGCGTGGAAGTTCGAGTCTTCTCCTGGGCACCAAGTATTTTGGTGCTTCTTTGCTTAAGAAAATTTAAATTGCCCAGGTGGCGGAATTGGTAGACGCGCTAGCTTCAGGTGCTAGTATCCTCACGGGTGTGGAAGTTCGAGTCTTCTCCTGGGCACCACTGATAGATCAGTCAAGTTTTCACATTATTCTGAATAACAAGTCAGGATAATAGTCCACAGAGAGGTGGATGAGTGGTTTAAGTCGCACGCCTGGAAAGCGTGTATACGTGAATAGCGTATCGAGGGTTCGAATCCCTTCCTCTCTGCCAGATACTAAAGACACCAGCTAACGGTGTCTTTTTTCATATCTGATTACATCAAATATTACATTACACTTTTATTTCTCTTACCTTCTAATCAGAAACCTGCCACTCATTCTTATCTTATACTATATTGTAATGATTAAAGGCCGCCTGAAAGTTTTCAGACTGCCTCTTTCTTAAAACCTACCAAATCCCAAACCATTGTTTATCAGACTGCTTTTTATTGCCGTTCTGCTGCTCGTGGTTTTGACGACGAAATTGCCAAGGTGCTTGCGGATTGTCTTTTTTCCACAAGCCTTTACGCTTTTCCTTGGCTTGTTTTTGTGCGGCCGAATAGTCGGTGTAAGCAGTTTTACTTTGTTGTTTTTTGGCATAACTTTCATAATGCCATGCGGCGCCATCCCGTATCTGCATCAAATTCAAGTCAATCGTGCCGACTGATACTTGGGCAACTTCGCGCTGGTAACGGTCGGCTTCAAACACGCGGACTTTGGCTTTTTTATGCAATGCGGCATCAATCAAATTGTCTCGTGATTGCGTACCATAGGCCTGATTGATTTCCGGCGCATCGATATAGGCCATGCGGATTTTGTGTTTTCGGCCGTCGCTATCGATAATGTGTATAGTATCGCCATCATGGATTTTGATGATTTTTCCGTTGTATGTGTAGGATTGTCCCGATGACTTTTGTTTTTGTTTTTGTTCCGGTTTGGGTTTAGCTTCGGCTTTGGTGTCAGATGTGGCTTTGACGACATTTTCACCCAGCCATTCATTAACCTTTTCCAAACCGATATTGTCGCCTTGTGCCAATGTTGCAGCAACGCTTACCCCGGTACGAATCAACTCGGTATCGCGTGAGCTGTAACCAAGTGCGCCCAAAACGGATAAAACAACGGGCAACCATTTTATAATTTTACTGATTTGCATATTTTGCCAAATTGAAGGCCGTCTGAAAGACCTGATACACTTTCAGACGGCCTTTAAGATTGATTAATCTTTATTAATCCTGACAAGGCAGGATGACTTTTGCGCCTTCTGCCGTACCCAAAACCAACACATCGGCGGCATCGCGGGCAAAAATACCGTTTTCGAGTACGCCGGTGATTTTATTGATTTCGTCTTCCATTTTCAGGGCTTGGTCGATATTGAGGCCGTGAACATCAACGATTTGGTTGCCATAGAAAGTCGTATAGCCGACACGCAACTCAGGCTGTCCGCCCATGGCAAGCAGTTTGCGCGACACCAGCGAACGGGCATTTTCAACCACTTCTACCGGCAATGGAAATTTGCCCAAACGGGAAACATATTTGCTTTCATCGGCGATACAGACAAATTTATCGGATGCGCTGGCCACGATTTTTTCGTTCAAATGCGCACCGCCGCCGCCTTTGATCATTTGCAGCGCGTGGTTGACTTCGTCTGCGCCGTCAACATAAACCGCCAAACCCATCACTTCATTCAGTGAAACTTCTGGAATCTCGTATTTTGCCAAAAGCTCGCTGGATTTTTTAGAAGTAGACACGGCACCCTTGATTTTCTTACCGCTTTTCCCCAAAGCTTCGATAAAGAAGTTGATGGTAGAGCCGGTACCGATACCGATGTATTCGTTTTCAGGAACAAATTCCACCGCTTTTTCGGCGGCAATACGTTTGAGTTCGTCTTGAGTTGCCATGTTGTCAGTCTTTCAGTTTGAATAATAAGGTAATTTTAAGCTCTTAGGCTTTAATCAGCAATACTGCCGCTTGCGCTTCAATGGCTTCCATACGTCCCAGATAGCCAAGTTTTTCGTTGGTTTTACCCTTGATGTTCACGCAGTTTTCAGGCAAACCTAAATCTGCGGCGATATTGGCGCGCATTGCCGGAATATGCGGCGCAAGTTTTGGCTTTTGCGCAATCACGGTCGTATCGACATTAACCACCTTCCAACCCAACTCCTGCACGCTTTGATAAGCCTCGCGCAACAGCACACGACTGTCAGCATCTTTGAATTCGGCGGCAGTATCAGGAAAATGACTGCCGATATCGCCCAAACCGGCCGCACCCAACAGGGCATCGGTAATCGCATGCAAAAGCGCATCGGCATCTGAATGACCCAGCAATCCTTTTTCAAACGGAATGTTGATACCGCCGAGTATCAAATCTCGGCCTTCGACCAACTGATGGACATCGTAGCCCTGTCCGACACGGATATTCATGTTTGTTTCCTTAAATAATGGGTTTTGATTGTTCAGACGGCCTTGAGCAACAATCTGACAATGTATTCGTCTTGCGGCAGTGTCAATTTCAAATTGCGCGTATCGCCCTGCACCAAGCGTGGCCGGATACCCAGTTTTTCAACCGCTGATGCTTCATCCGTAATCTCACTTAAATTATCAACCGATAAAGCACGGTGTAACAAAGCCGTCTGAAAAAGCTGCGGCGTTTGCGCCTGCCATAATCCTGAGCGCGCAACGGTTTCATCAATATGATGATTGCTGTCTGAGCGCTTGAGCGTATCGGCCACCGGTATGGCCAAAATACCGCCCTCATCATTCTCACCCGCCTCATCAAGCAAACGCGTTAACGCTTCAGCAGGCAGGCAACAACGGGCTGCATCATGCACCAAGATATTGTCTTGCGCCTCGGCCAATCCTTGCTCTAATAAAGCGGACACACCATTGCGTACCGTTTCGGCACGACTTGCGCCGCCTACTCGAAAGACGCGTACTTTCTCAGACAGGGCCGTCTGAAAAACTGAATCTTCCGGCGAAAGAATAACGGCAATTAAATCTATACGGGAGTGTTGCTCAAAGATTTCTATGGTATGTTGCAATACGGTTTTACCATTGATTTCAACATATTGTTTGGGTTTTCCTGCACCAAATCGCGCTCCCACACCGGCAGCAGGAATCAAAGCAATATTGCGTCGCCTCATGCTGACGCTCCGGCATTGGCCTCATCAGAAGTTTCGGCCTTTCGCCATACACACGCTTCGCCTAAATCGTCCAAATATTTTTCATGTGCCGCCAGCTCGTCCGCATTGGCTTTGATGACTTTCAACTGCGACGTACGTTTAGTTTCGGCAATAACGATTTGTTTGACTTCGCCCTCTTCTTCCGCCTCGCCGCCCATCAGGTCGAACTGCTGACGCGTCATGGCAAGATAGACTTCACCCAAAAGCTCGCAGTCGATTAACGCGCCGTGCAAAACACGTTTGCTGCGGTCAACGGAAAAGCGGTTACACAAGGCATCCAAGCTTGCCTTTTGCCCCGGGAACATTTCACGCGCCATGGCCAGCGTATCGGTGACTTTGCAACCGAGCTCCTCAATAGAAGGCAAACCCATGCGGCGGAATTCCATATTCAGGAAGCCGACGTCAAACTTGGCATTATGGATAATCAGCTCTGCGCCACGGATAAAGTCGGCAATCTGTTTACCCACTTGAGCAAACGGCGGCGCATTCTTCGCCTCCAATACTTCAATCGTCAAACCATGCACCTTCGCCGCTTCCTCCGGCATATCGCGCTCGGGGTGGACATATAAATGAAGGTTGGAGTCGGTCATTTGGCGGTTGATCATTTCCAAGCCGGCAAATTCGACCAGACGGTCGCCGTTTTCAGGATAAAGACCCGTGGTCTCCGTATCGAGGATGATCTGACGTTGGCTCATGGTTGGTGGTTTCTGCAATTATCAAAACGCCTTAAATCATACTGAAGGCCGTCTGAAATGTATAGTCAGCAAAACTTTAGCTGCTTTTGAAATACCCTTTTATAGCTGGATTTTTTCGGACGGCCTTTATTCTTTTCTCATTTAATGGCCATCTATTACAACATTTTTGAGTATAAAACCCAATTTCTAAAAAATTTTTTAAATTAAATTCCTTTAATAATTAACACCTTACTTATAAATTAAATAATAAGAACAATTATCATTTGCAAATTTAAAAAATCGCCGTATAATACAACCCATCGAGACAAAACAACCGCACAACAGAATGAAAGGAGAAAAAAATGCCCGAAAGTATTTTTAAGCAAGTCTCCCTTGACATTCTGAGACTGCACCAACAAGCCATCCGCTCTTTAATCGCCACCAAGTGTTGCGACGAATGCGAAGTACATGACGCAGTATTCATTACTTTAGATGGCCGATATTATGTTTGGCTCCCTTGTATGGGCAAATCGCCCCAATCAGAAACCGGCATCCTGCTGATTGAAGATGAAGACGGCAATACACGCTTGAGCTGGGTTGCCGGTACACGCGAAGTCAAACAAAAAGACAGTCTGTACAACCGCGTTGTTTCCGCCCTGCAAAGAAAAATGCAGCGCACGAAAAACAAGTTTATCCAGTCGGCAAACGCCCGATTGCTTGAGCTGACGCCTCAGCAAGGCCGTCTGACGACAAACAGCAAAGATTTCTCGCTTTCACCACATGATCTGATGAAAGCACTTTATCCGGCAACGCATCAAATAGGAGAATTTGCCCTGTAACAGTTTTTGGTAGTGGTTTGTGTTCCTTTTGCGCCCCTTAACATTTTAAAGGGGCGATTTTTTTGCCCCTACTTTTCAGACGGCCTAAACACCGGTTTTCCAGTACAATAAAGGCCGTCTGAACATTTCCTACTTTTCAACCATGCAACTGCTCAAATACATCCAATCGCAAGGCCTCGGCAGCCGCAAGCAATGCCAATGGCTGATAGACAATGACTGCATTGCCATCAACGGCGAAATTCATAATCGTGCCAAAGACGATATCGACCCGTCTCAAGTGCACACCCTGTCTGTTGATGGCGAAGAAATTGCCGCCGTCCCCATGCCCTATTTCTACATTCTGCTTCATAAACCTGCAGATTACGAGACTTCGCACAAACCTCAGCAATATCCAAGCATCTTCAGCCTGTTCCCCGACCACATGCGCAATATCGATATGCAGGCAGTCGGCCGCTTGGATGCAGACACGACCGGTATCATTCTGATTACCAACGACGGGCAATTTAACCACCGCGTTACCTCACCCAAACACAAAGTTCCGAAGCTCTACCGCGTCACTTTGAAACATCCTGCCGACGATACCCTTTGCACCACACTCAAAAACGGCGTCCTCCTGCATGACGATAATGAAACCGTCGCTGCAGCCGAAGCAGTATTGGCCGACCCAACCACATTGATGATGACCATTACCGAGGGTAAATACCATCAGGTCAAACGCATGGTTGCAGCCGCAGGCAACCGTGTCGAGCAGCTCCACCGTGAGAAATTCGGCAACTGGAATGTTGATGATTTGGCTGCCGGAGAATGGAAATTTATCCAGATCTAAAAAAATTCCAAATTTTTTCGATATTTTTTTAAACAATATGGATTTTTTATTTATTTAAAATCAAACATCTAAACCTTACTATTTTTATTTAACAGAATTTAACACTACAAAGACTGAACTATTGTATAATTCGCCTGTCTGAGTAACACTTGCTTCGAAAGAAGTGAGTAAGTGAGTAAGACGTTTTCCCCGTAATGTGTTTGGCCATCTATACTTTCCCCTTAGTATAGATGGTTTTTTTATCTAAAATTTGGCAACCAAACGGGTGTACTTTCAGACGGCCTTTCTCATCTAAAGAAGCCATCATTCCTAAACCCCATCTCTACTCATTAACTTGCCATTATCCCTTTTCTCTTTCTCGTCTCTTCCGTATCAATCTGTGCCGTTCCCATTTCAGACAAATCGTTTTATAAAAAAATCTATCTGCGACTATCCAAGCTAGGGTTACAAGATGTTATTTAAACAGCCTTAGATAAATACCATCTTTGTTGCCGATATACTTGAAAGCACACCTTGGTGCTATCTAATATCCTCACAACAACCTTTTCCCATATCCCACTTTTCAGACGGCCTTTATCGTTACGGCTCTTTCAATCATTCATATCGCTTCAGCCAAATTCTCTGTTTTCAGGTTTCAATAACAAGTAAACCAGAGAAAATCACTAAAAATTCTTCATTACATGGTTTTTTTAACTAATTTTCTTTTTCGACTTTAGTCAAGATTCGTTAAATCTTTGCGGTAAAATGTTGTCTTTATTTTTATGCATCTGAGTATTTATGTCTTCCAATCAACCCCGTCAAACCTGGTCCAACCGTTTGACTTACATCCTTACCGTTGCCGGTGCGACTGTCGGCTTTGGCGCAACATGGCGTTTCCCGTATTTGGTTGGTGAAAACGGCGGCGGCGCGTATGTGTTTCTGTTCTGTATCGCCATGCTGGTCATCGGCATTCCGATGATTTTGGTGGAAAACGTTATCGGCCGCCGTAAAGGTGTGAACGCGCTGGATGCATTTGGTGGCACAATGAATGGCAAACCCGTTGCCAAAGTTTGGAAATTGGTCGGTTGGATGGGCTTGCTCGGCGCATTCGGCATCATGGCCTATTACATGGTGCTTGGCGGCTGGGTTATCAGCTACATCGTCAATATCATCGGCGGTAATTTGGACATTTCCAGTCCGGTTTCCGGCGAAGTCACCAAAAGTTTCTTTACCGAACACATTGAGAACAGCCCTTGGGAAATTGCTTTCTACACCTTCCTATTTGTGGTTGTGAACCAATGGATCTTGGTCAAAGGCGTGATCGGCGGTATTGAAAAAGCGGCAAAATACCTGATGCCTTTGCTGTTTTTATTTCTGATTGCCATGGTTGTGCGCAACGTTACCCTGCCGGGCGCAATGGAAGGCATTACCTTCTATCTGAAACCTGACTTCAGCAAAATTACTGCCGAACTGTTCGTCTTCGTTTTAGGACAAGTATTCTTCGCCTTGAGCTTGGGTTTCGGCGTGATGATTACGTTATCCAGCTATCTGGATAAAAACGAAAATCTGGTTCAAACAGCCGTGATTACCGCGATTACCAACACATTGATTGCCGTGTTGGCCGGATTTATGATTTTCCCTTCCCTCTTCAGTTTTGGCGTTGCCCCTAACTCCGGCCCGACGCTGGTGTTCCAAAGCCTGCCGATCGTGTTTTCCAATATGTGGGCAGGCCCAGTGTTTGCAGTGATTTTCTTCTCCCTGCTTCTGATTGCCGCGCTGACCACTTCTCTGACCATTTATGAAGTGTTGATTACGACCATTCAGGAAAAAACCAAAATCCGCCGAGCAGCCGCGATTACCATCGTACTGGCAGGTATTTTTATCTTCGGCAATATCCCTTCCATCTTGAGCTACGGCCCATGGAAAGATATTTCCGTGTTTGGTAAAAACATTTTTGATGCCTTTGACTATATCAGCGGCAACATCCTGTTTATGCTGACCGCGCTTGGCTCTGCCTTGTTTGTCGGCTTCGTGATGAAAGATGAAGCGAAGGACGAATTGCTCTACAAAGGAAACCATACTACCGTCAATATCTGGTTTGCTTATGTGAAATACCTCGTGCCGTTGGTGATTCTGCTGATTTTCATCAGCAACCTGTTCTGATAAGCAAGCATATAAAAAGGCCGTCTGAAAAATTCAGACGGCCTTTGTTTTGACTATGCTTTATTCAGCCCAGTTTTTCTTCTTACTGGTTTTACCGATACCGGGGTTGAAGCTGTTGGTTGGGTCGAGTTTTTTATAGAACTGTTTCAGCTCGGGCTTGGCTTCATACAGATGACCGACATTATGCTCGGCAGGATATTGCGCACCGCGTTGGTCAAGCAGATGGAGCATTTCATGTTCCAAAGCCATGCAGTCGTTGCCTTTTTTAATGATGTAGTCCTGATGGAACACATGACACATAAAATGTCCGTAATACAATTTATGGATGATTTTATTGTCGATTTCCGGCGGCAGTGTTTCAAACCAATCACGATCATCACGGCGCAAGGCAATATCGAGCGCAACCAAATCTTCTACTTCATCATCATGTACAGAACGGTAACGGATCGCGGCAGAAGCCACAGCAAAGCGATGCAGCATAGCCGCCTGCGTTTCTTCGGCATTACATTCGAAGAATGCGCCGCCATGAGTTGCAAAATATTCCTTCAAGAAAGCACGCGCTTCTTCTACGCCCTCGCCACCCATTTTTAAAATCAGGTGATGTTCATATTTATCCCGATAGTTGCGCATAGATTTCGGCAAGTGATCAGGCAAAATTTTACTGATCAGTTGCATGAATTTATCAGAGAAGTGTTTTGGTAAGAAACTTATCTTTTTGCTGAATCTATCCACACGGGCTTTCAGATCAAACAGTTTCGGAAGTTGGTGGGTACCGAACGTCTTAATGATATAAAAAGTATCTTTACCATAAACGGCAGCAATATCAAAAGCATGACGATGGATATACTCACCAGAAATAGGCAGGTTTTTAAACTCACTCAAAGCAGCACGACGAATATCGGTCAGCTCATTAATATCATTTGTACCGATATAGAAAACGGCAGTCTGTTTTTCTTGTGGGAACGTATCCAAGCGTACGGCAAACACCATCAGCTTTCCCGCGCAGCCTGAAGCTTCGTAGTGACGCGCAGGGTCGGCATTAAAACGGGCGGCAGTCGGTTCATTCACTTGGCGGACATGATCGCAGTATGCATGGTCATGCCCTTTGCCGGCATCTTGCGTAATGTCTTTTCGCTGATAATGGAAACCTTGCAGATTGGTCAGAATTTCTTCAGGGGTTTCACCCAAATCAATGCCCAGATGGTTGACCAGCTCTAGCTTGCCCTCTTCGTTGATTTGCGCAAACAGCGCCATTTCCGTATACGCCGGGCCACGCTGTACCAGTGCGCCGCCGGAGTTATTACATACGCCACCCAATACAGATGCGCCGATACAGGACGAACCGATTACAGAGTGCGGCTCACGACCTAAAGGTTTCAGCAACAGCTCCAATTGATTCAGGGTAGAACCGGGCAGGCAGACAACCTGTTCGTTATTGTTAATCGGCTGAATGATGTTCAAACGCATGGTATTCACAATCACGATATCGCGGTCGTAATCATTACCGTCAGGAGTCGAGCCACCGGTCAGGCCAGTATTGGCGGCCTGCGTAATCACGATAACATCAGCCTCAACACACGCCTGCAAGATTTGCCACATTTCCAACACCGTACCCGGACGGACAACCGCCAACGCCTTGCCTTCGCCAAAACGATAGCCTTGACGGTATTGTTCAGTTTTTGCCGGGTCTGTGATGATGTATTTTTCACCGACGGTTTGCGTCAGCCGGCTGATTAATTGCGTAGCATTCATTGCATACTCCTTGAGAGATAAATATATTTATTAAATTGCAATCATTGTAGTAATCCCTTTTATCAAAGTAAAGGCGAAACCTGTTTTTTATACTCATCTTTTAAATAAACAAAAGGCCGTCTGAAATTTTCAGACGGCCTTTTGTTTCAAGCTTGAATAATCAGATTATTCGGCTGCTTTCTCTTCGCGAGCAGGAGCTTCCAGCAAAGCTTTGATAGACAGACGTACGCGGCCGCGGTCGTCTACTTCCAATGCTTTTACATTTACAACCTGACCTACTTGCAGATAGTCGCTGACATTGCGTACGCGCTCGTGGGCGATTTGGCTTATGTGTACCAAACCGTCTTTGCCCGGCATCACGCTGACAATCGCACCAACGTTGTTGTCGAGGATTTTAACCACAGTACCTTCGTACACTTTGCCCACTTCCACTTCGGCAGTGATTTCTTCGATACGTTTTTTCGCTGCATCGCCTGCTTCTTGAGTAGTCGCAGCGATAGTGATGGTACCGTCTTCAGCGATGTTGATTTCAGTACCGGTTTCAGCAGTAATCGAACGAATAGTTTCACCGCCTTTACCAATCACATCACGGATTTTGTCTTGGTTGATTTTCATGGTGAACAAACGTGGCGCGTGTGCAGACAGTTCTTGCGGGCCTGCAACGGCGGCTTTCATCTGATCCAAGATGTGCAAACGTGCTTCTTTGGCTTGAGCCAAAGCGATTTGCATGATTTCTTTGGTAATACCTTGGATTTTGATGTCCATTTGCAGCGCGGTCACACCTTCTGTTGTACCGGCTACTTTAAAGTCCATATCGCCCAAGTGGTCTTCGTCGCCCAAGATGTCAGTCAGGACGGCAAATTTGTTGTTGTCCAAAATCAGGCCCATGGCGATACCGGCAACGTGTGCTTTCAAAGGCACACCGGCAGACAGCAGGCTCAAGCAGCCGCCGCAGACGGAAGCCATAGAGGAAGAGCCGTTGGATTCGGTAATTTCAGAAACCACGCGCATGGTGTAGCTGAAATCTTCAGGTTCTGGCAATACGGCCAACAATGCACGTTTAGCCAAGCGGCCGTGACCGATTTCACGACGTTTTGGCGCACCTACGCGACCCACTTCACCGGTAGAGTATGGAGGGAAGTTGTAGTGCAGCATAAAGCGGTCGGTGTATTCGCCGGACAGTGCATCAATGATTTGCTCGTCGCGTGAAGTACCCAAAGTTGCAACCGCCAAAGCTTGGGTTTCGCCACGGGTAAACAGTGCAGAACCGTGAGTGCGTGGCAATACTCCGGTTTGAATGTTCAACGGACGGACGGTGCGGGTGTCGCGACCGTCAATACGCGGTTGGCCGTCCAAAATTTGGCTGCGGACAACATCGGCTTCCAAGTGTTTGAAAATGCCTTTGATTTCGTTGGCTGCCAAAGTGTCGGTTTCTTCGGTAATCAACGCTTCTTTTACAGCATTCCAAGCTTCGTCCAATTTGGCAGAACGCGCTTGTTTTTGACGGATTTTGAATGCTTCTTTAATGGTTTCACCGGCAATTTCGCGTACTTTTGCAACCAATTCTTCATTGGTTTCAGGTGCTTTCCAATCCCAAACTTCTGGGTTGACTTCGTCGGCAAACTCATTGATGGCATTAATGGCCACTTGCATTTGATCGTGACCGTAAACAACTGCGCCCAACATCACTTCTTCAGACAAGATGTCGGCTTCGGATTCCACCATCAACACGGCTTTAGAAGTACCGGCAACAACCAAGTCCAATTGTGATTTAGCCAATTCGGCTTTAGTCGGGTTCAAAACGTACACGCCGTTTACATAACCTACTCGCGCAGCACCAATCGGACCGGCAAACGGTACGCCGCTCAACACCAGCGCGGCAGATGCACCCAGCATTGCAGGAATGTCAGAATCAATTTCAGGGTCAACAGACACGACCATCGCTACGATTTGGATGTCGTGGTAGAAACCTTCAGGGAACAGAGGGCGGATCGGACGGTCGATCAGACGGCTGGTCAGGATTTCTTTTTCGCTTTGTTTGCCTTCGCGTTTGAAGAAACCGCCGGGGATTTTACCTGCTGCGTAAGTACGCTCGAGGTAATCGACAGTCAGAGGGAAGAAGTCTTGGCCTTCTTTCACTTCTTTGTTGGTAGTAACGGCAACCAAAACAACAGTATCGCCCATAGATACTTTAACGGCAGCAGCGGCTTGGCGAGCGATTTCGCCGGTTTCCAAAGTAACGGTTTGATTACCGTATTGGAAAGTCTTAACGTGTTTATTGAACATCATTGTTCCTTTCAAAATACCGCACTGCTAAAACACTAATAATGCACACTAAAATCCGAATGTGCATAGTTAGGGTTTCAGACCGTGCGGCAGGTTATAAACAAGCTTTCAGACGGCCTTTCAGTCGCTGAAAACAACTCTCGATTATAAAGGCAACTATCCTTAAAATCCAGTATTTATACAATAAAAAGGCCGTCTGAAACATATCCTTTTCAGACGGCCTTCAAACTTAAAAATTAATCCTGAGTCAGCAAAGTCAATGCTTCCTGATATTTTTCGACTGTTTTTTGAATCACATCGGCAGGCACTTTAGGCGCAGGCGCTTTTTTATTCCAACCGCTTTGCTCCAGCCAGTCGCGGACAAATTGTTTGTCAAAAGACGGTGGATTGGTGCCGACTTTGTATTGGTCTGCAGGCCAAAAACGGCTGGAGTCTGGCGTCAATACTTCATCCATCAAAGTCAGCGTACCTTCTTCATCCAAACCAAATTCAAACTTGGTATCACAAATGATAATACCGCGAGATTTCGCATATTCTGCCGCTTCTGTATAAAGCTGAATCGCTTTGGCGCGCACTTCCGCCGCCAATTCTTTTCCGATAATGCGTTCACACTCTTCAAAGCTGATGTTTTCATCATGATCGCCCACTGCGGCTTTGGTCGATGGCGTAAAAATCACTTCGGGCAACTGTTGCGCTTCCTGCATACCTTCAGGCAGTTGAATACCGCAAACAGAGCCTGTTTTTTGATAATCTTTCCAACCGCTGCCTGCCAGATAACCGCGCACAATAGCCTCTACTTTCACCGGAGTGAGTTTTTTAGCCACGACGGCGCGTTTCTCCAAAACTTTAGCTTCGTTTTCAGGCAAAACATCGTAAACCGTCTGACCGGTAAAATGGTTAGGCATGATATGAGCCAGTTTTTTAAACCAAAAATTGGAAATCTGCGTCAGAATCTCCCCTTTACCCGGAATCGGGTCATCCAAAATCACATCGAATGCAGACAGGCGGTCGGAAGCAACCATCAACATTCGTTTATCGTCAATTTCGTACAAATCGCGGACTTTGCCGGAGTAGATTTTTTTCAAGCTGATTTCAGACATTTCGGGTATCTCTTTGGTAGACAGAAGAATATGATATTTTAGCCCAATTTAGCATCTTTCGTCAGATTGTTTACAAAATAAAGGCCGTCTGAAACCTTATAGCTCGGTTTCAGACGGCCTTAGACTTTGATTTTAGGGACAAACCCTAAAAACCATCATCCTATCAGATGGCAGGAGCCTGA
This region of Neisseria subflava genomic DNA includes:
- a CDS encoding sodium-dependent transporter, translated to MSSNQPRQTWSNRLTYILTVAGATVGFGATWRFPYLVGENGGGAYVFLFCIAMLVIGIPMILVENVIGRRKGVNALDAFGGTMNGKPVAKVWKLVGWMGLLGAFGIMAYYMVLGGWVISYIVNIIGGNLDISSPVSGEVTKSFFTEHIENSPWEIAFYTFLFVVVNQWILVKGVIGGIEKAAKYLMPLLFLFLIAMVVRNVTLPGAMEGITFYLKPDFSKITAELFVFVLGQVFFALSLGFGVMITLSSYLDKNENLVQTAVITAITNTLIAVLAGFMIFPSLFSFGVAPNSGPTLVFQSLPIVFSNMWAGPVFAVIFFSLLLIAALTTSLTIYEVLITTIQEKTKIRRAAAITIVLAGIFIFGNIPSILSYGPWKDISVFGKNIFDAFDYISGNILFMLTALGSALFVGFVMKDEAKDELLYKGNHTTVNIWFAYVKYLVPLVILLIFISNLF
- the ispD gene encoding 2-C-methyl-D-erythritol 4-phosphate cytidylyltransferase; its protein translation is MRRRNIALIPAAGVGARFGAGKPKQYVEINGKTVLQHTIEIFEQHSRIDLIAVILSPEDSVFQTALSEKVRVFRVGGASRAETVRNGVSALLEQGLAEAQDNILVHDAARCCLPAEALTRLLDEAGENDEGGILAIPVADTLKRSDSNHHIDETVARSGLWQAQTPQLFQTALLHRALSVDNLSEITDEASAVEKLGIRPRLVQGDTRNLKLTLPQDEYIVRLLLKAV
- a CDS encoding thermonuclease family protein, which codes for MQISKIIKWLPVVLSVLGALGYSSRDTELIRTGVSVAATLAQGDNIGLEKVNEWLGENVVKATSDTKAEAKPKPEQKQKQKSSGQSYTYNGKIIKIHDGDTIHIIDSDGRKHKIRMAYIDAPEINQAYGTQSRDNLIDAALHKKAKVRVFEADRYQREVAQVSVGTIDLNLMQIRDGAAWHYESYAKKQQSKTAYTDYSAAQKQAKEKRKGLWKKDNPQAPWQFRRQNHEQQNGNKKQSDKQWFGIW
- the dnaQ gene encoding DNA polymerase III subunit epsilon; its protein translation is MSQRQIILDTETTGLYPENGDRLVEFAGLEMINRQMTDSNLHLYVHPERDMPEEAAKVHGLTIEVLEAKNAPPFAQVGKQIADFIRGAELIIHNAKFDVGFLNMEFRRMGLPSIEELGCKVTDTLAMAREMFPGQKASLDALCNRFSVDRSKRVLHGALIDCELLGEVYLAMTRQQFDLMGGEAEEEGEVKQIVIAETKRTSQLKVIKANADELAAHEKYLDDLGEACVWRKAETSDEANAGASA
- a CDS encoding 16S rRNA pseudouridine(516) synthase, whose protein sequence is MQLLKYIQSQGLGSRKQCQWLIDNDCIAINGEIHNRAKDDIDPSQVHTLSVDGEEIAAVPMPYFYILLHKPADYETSHKPQQYPSIFSLFPDHMRNIDMQAVGRLDADTTGIILITNDGQFNHRVTSPKHKVPKLYRVTLKHPADDTLCTTLKNGVLLHDDNETVAAAEAVLADPTTLMMTITEGKYHQVKRMVAAAGNRVEQLHREKFGNWNVDDLAAGEWKFIQI
- the rpiA gene encoding ribose-5-phosphate isomerase RpiA, yielding MATQDELKRIAAEKAVEFVPENEYIGIGTGSTINFFIEALGKSGKKIKGAVSTSKKSSELLAKYEIPEVSLNEVMGLAVYVDGADEVNHALQMIKGGGGAHLNEKIVASASDKFVCIADESKYVSRLGKFPLPVEVVENARSLVSRKLLAMGGQPELRVGYTTFYGNQIVDVHGLNIDQALKMEDEINKITGVLENGIFARDAADVLVLGTAEGAKVILPCQD
- the ispF gene encoding 2-C-methyl-D-erythritol 2,4-cyclodiphosphate synthase gives rise to the protein MNIRVGQGYDVHQLVEGRDLILGGINIPFEKGLLGHSDADALLHAITDALLGAAGLGDIGSHFPDTAAEFKDADSRVLLREAYQSVQELGWKVVNVDTTVIAQKPKLAPHIPAMRANIAADLGLPENCVNIKGKTNEKLGYLGRMEAIEAQAAVLLIKA